From the genome of Chelonia mydas isolate rCheMyd1 chromosome 2, rCheMyd1.pri.v2, whole genome shotgun sequence, one region includes:
- the FERD3L gene encoding fer3-like protein — MAYQEGPVGASVLDFVADLSLGSPECHPRGVPSLDLYDFSSAPPFGERALALREGMARGLPLAPFDDGDPEEEEEEEEEERMRGTSLLDRPKRKRVITYAQRQAANIRERKRMFNLNEAFDQLRKKVPTFAYEKRLSRIETLRLAIVYISFMTELLDSCNKKEAS, encoded by the coding sequence ATGGCGTATCAGGAAGGGCCGGTGGGCGCCTCGGTGCTGGACTTCGTGGCCGATCTCTCCCTGGGGTCTCCTGAGTGCCACCCCCGAGGGGTGCCCAGCCTGGACCTGTACGATTTCTCCTCCGCACCTCCGTTTGGGGAGAGAGCCCTGGCTCTCCGAGAGGGCATGGCCAGGGGGCTGCCTCTGGCCCCCTTTGATGATGGAGACCccgaggaagaagaggaggaagaggaggaggagagaatgagGGGCACGTCTCTGCTGGACCGACCCAAGAGAAAGCGAGTCATCACCTATGCCCAGCGCCAGGCTGCCAACATACGGGAGAGGAAGAGGATGTTCAACCTCAACGAAGCGTTTGATCAGCTGAGGAAGAAGGTGCCCACCTTCGCCTACGAGAAGCGGCTCTCCCGGATAGAGACCTTACGCCTGGCCATAGTCTACATCTCCTTTATGACTGAGCTCTTGGACAGCTGCAACAAGAAGGAGGCGAGCTAG
- the TWIST1 gene encoding twist-related protein 1 translates to MMQQDESSSPVSPADDSLSNSEEEPDRQQQPSGKRGGRKRRSSRRSTGAAVGAGDEPCSPAQGKRGKKSGAGGGGGSSSGGGSPQSYEELQTQRVMANVRERQRTQSLNEAFAALRKIIPTLPSDKLSKIQTLKLAARYIDFLYQVLQSDELDSKMASCSYVAHERLSYAFSVWRMEGAWSMSASH, encoded by the coding sequence ATGATGCAGCAGGACGAATCGAGCTCTCCAGTCTCCCCGGCCGACGACAGCCTGAGCAACAGCGAAGAGGAGCCCGAccggcagcagcagcccagcgGCAAGCGAGGGGGGCGCAAGCGGAGATCCAGCCGGCGCAGCACAGGAGCGGCCGTCGGAGCCGGGGACGAGCCGTGCAGCCCGGCCCAAGGCAAGCGAGGCAAGAAGTCCGGCGCCGGGggaggcggcggcagcagcagcggcggcggcagcccccaGTCCTACGAGGAGCTGCAGACCCAGCGGGTCATGGCCAACGTGCGGGAGCGCCAGCGCACCCAGTCCCTGAACGAAGCCTTCGCCGCCCTGCGGAAGAtcatccccaccctgccctcgGACAAGCTCAGCAAGATCCAGACCCTCAAGCTGGCGGCCAGGTACATCGACTTCCTCTACCAGGTCTTACAGAGCGACGAGCTGGACTCCAAGATGGCCAGCTGCAGCTATGTGGCCCACGAGCGGCTCAGCTACGCCTTCTCCGTGTGGAGGATGGAGGGCGCCTGGTCCATGTCCGCATCCCACTAG